CTTCAGCCGGTTTTCAATCCAGATAGCCTTTTCAGCATCCGCGGTAGCACGGCTTTCTTCCGCCATATCAGACTGCTCCCAGACATGCTTCCTGTTTTCCAGTGCAGCCTGGAGGGTGATGATGGCTGTATCCTGATTCTGAATGGTTTTAGCGAGCGTTTCACATTCCTGCTCCAAAGCGTTATGCCGGCGGAAAGAGGCCATGTAGATGCGTTCATGTTCCGTAGACAACGTTTCCAGTGCGGACAGTACATTTTCCAGCTGTGGGTTCTGTACTACATAAGGATGATGCGTGCTTCCGCAGACCGGGCACGGATCATCATCCGTAAGAGCAGACCGTAAAGCTTCTATATTTTCAGCGGATGCCAGCCGGGCCTGTTCCAGCATCCGGGCAGAGGTTTCCTTCTGAATCTTTTCGGCGGCCAGCTGCAGGACAAGCTGTTCCAGGGTTTCCTGTTTCATCCGGTAATCTATCCGGTCTTTCAGCTGTTTCCTGTTTAAGGTTTCGTATTCAGCCCGGGAAGTATGCAGCAGTTCCCAGTCGGCTTTGGCCTGGATGGTATTTTCAATGTGGCGGACGGTTTCCGTTTTTTCCTGTTCCAGGGTTTCAGCAGGAATCATCAGCAATGCTGAAGCCCGGCTGTCATGGTTTTTTTTCAGTTCTTCCCATTCCTGCTTCTTTGTACGGACAAGCGTCTCCAGGTCTGCCTTTTTTATTTCTGCTTCCGTAATTTTCCCGCTGAGCAATGCCAGTTCATCAGCAGATAACTGAAGGGTTTCCAGTAATTTCTGTGCGTCCTGTAATTTAGAAAGGATGACCTCCCTGTTTTCCGCTACCGTGCTGCGGTCTGCATTTTCTGTTTTCCAGCCGGTTAAGGTTTTGATTTCTTCCGAAAGCTGATTGAATATAGTCTGTTTTTCATTCAGCAATGCCTGGTGGTCCCTGCTTTTTACTGAAGCCTGTTCTGCCTCAATACCGGATTTATCAAGCTGTTCCTTTTTCTCGGACAACAGGGTATCCAGTTTTCTGGCCTGTTCCAGCAGCGGTAAAGCATCCTGAAAGGCCCGGTTTTTTTCTTTAAAATGATGATCCGAATCCAGCAGCCGGACATCCAGCTGTTCTTTGTTTGCCTGAAGAGCTGCTGCCGTTGCATTCAGCGCATTCAGGGTTCCTGTTTTTTCTGAATGCTGGTGCGTGGCATTTTTCAGCGCATCTGCCCAGCTCCGGGTTTGCTGTGCCTGTTCGGCTGCCCATAGCTTCTGTTTCCGCGCAAGAACATTTAGTTTTGCATCCGAAGCCTCCTGAAATGCAGCCCGGGCTTCTTCCTGTTTAATTTGCATCTGGGCCATCTGTTCATGCCAGCTTATTTCTGCTACAAGGTCGTGCAGGTGCTGTTCCAAGCTTTTGAGGCTGGTTTCCAAAACGTTCTGCTCATCCAGCAAAGCGGTCAATTCCTCTTCACTGAAGGTGATGATTCCTTCTTTCCGGAGATGGAGGTCACGCAGTTTCTGTTCTTCAGACTTGAATTTTTCATAAATCTTTTTTGAAATCTCAGAATACACGGACGTTCCCGTCAGCTTTTCCAGTAAAGAAGACTTTTCATCTTTGCTGGCCTTCATAAAAGCCGTAAAATCGCCCTGTGCCAGCAAAACGGAACGGGTAAACTGATCGAAATTCAACCCGACCAGCCGTGCAATTTCATTCAGTGTTTCCTGTTTCTTACCTGGAATTGCAGTATTTAAAGTAATATTGGTCAGGGTAACCGTGTCAGACTGCATACTGCCTTCCGCTTTATTCCGGGCACGCCTCACACTCCAGCCGGCACGGTAATTGTGCCCGTCGATACCTCGGAAATCCACTTCGGCAGATCCTTCAGCAGTACCGTCCCTTAAAATACTCCGGACATCGCCCTGGCTGAGCGTGCTTCCCTGCACATCGCGTACTTCTATTCCTGTTTCCCGGGCCTGAAGGTAGCGTGGTGTTTTTCCGTACAAAGCAAGGCACAGCGCATCCAGTATGGTGGATTTCCCGGCGCCGGTAGCACCGGTAATCGCAAAAATTCCGGCTGAGCATAAAGGCTCGGCGGTAAAGTCTATTTCGGTCCGGCCTTCCAGAGAGGCCAGGTTTTTAATCCGTATGGCTAATATCTTCATTATATTCTATTCTGCATTGTTGTTACTGATTTCCCGTGTCACCTGTCTGAAAAGTTCCATCAGGCCATCAGGAATGGAACTGTTATACCGGGACTGATAGGCTTTTTCAAAAATATCAGAAGGCTGCAGCTCATTGAGCTGTTCCTGAGTAATCAGCTCCGGCACTTTTTTTACTGAAGCAGGATATATCTGATGGATTGTAGTTAGTTTCACATGTTTTCCCGCTAAAGCTGTTTCTATTTTATGTCGCAAAGCCGGTTCAGGGCCGTCAACCAGTACCTTAACTTCCAGGTATGGCGCCACTTCCGGATTGTCCCGGGCCGAAGGCAGCTGTTCCAGCAAGGCAAGGATTTCATGCAAAGGAAGCGGAGCAGGGGATATGCGCTGAAGCGGAACAAAAAGGGGGATTTCTATGGATTTCAAATGACTTATTTCCTGATCCAGTTCAAAAACAATAACCTGATGTTTATAATTGAGCTCTGAGAATGACATCGGCAGCGGGCTGCCTGAATACCGGATATGTTCTTTGCCGCCAATCCTCTGTGCTTTATGGATATGGCCTAAAGCTACGTATCTGATATCCGGATGGAAAGCGGCAGCCGGGATGCATTCCACGCCACCCATAATCAGCCGTTCAGTCTTATCCAGGTCTGTTACTTCAGC
The sequence above is a segment of the Chryseobacterium sp. JJR-5R genome. Coding sequences within it:
- a CDS encoding SbcC/MukB-like Walker B domain-containing protein, producing the protein MKILAIRIKNLASLEGRTEIDFTAEPLCSAGIFAITGATGAGKSTILDALCLALYGKTPRYLQARETGIEVRDVQGSTLSQGDVRSILRDGTAEGSAEVDFRGIDGHNYRAGWSVRRARNKAEGSMQSDTVTLTNITLNTAIPGKKQETLNEIARLVGLNFDQFTRSVLLAQGDFTAFMKASKDEKSSLLEKLTGTSVYSEISKKIYEKFKSEEQKLRDLHLRKEGIITFSEEELTALLDEQNVLETSLKSLEQHLHDLVAEISWHEQMAQMQIKQEEARAAFQEASDAKLNVLARKQKLWAAEQAQQTRSWADALKNATHQHSEKTGTLNALNATAAALQANKEQLDVRLLDSDHHFKEKNRAFQDALPLLEQARKLDTLLSEKKEQLDKSGIEAEQASVKSRDHQALLNEKQTIFNQLSEEIKTLTGWKTENADRSTVAENREVILSKLQDAQKLLETLQLSADELALLSGKITEAEIKKADLETLVRTKKQEWEELKKNHDSRASALLMIPAETLEQEKTETVRHIENTIQAKADWELLHTSRAEYETLNRKQLKDRIDYRMKQETLEQLVLQLAAEKIQKETSARMLEQARLASAENIEALRSALTDDDPCPVCGSTHHPYVVQNPQLENVLSALETLSTEHERIYMASFRRHNALEQECETLAKTIQNQDTAIITLQAALENRKHVWEQSDMAEESRATADAEKAIWIENRLKELKAGQAVLQAKIQDYKDRKQQLEKDKNLIDQMKETSDRLTEQLKDAGTAIALFQEQRNSKTKEKDKASSGLLEAEQSLSLYFNATGWMESWKAAPAAFTERIEKFAEKWKKNTEKLEQCGKNKGILEATIKEMESLAHTLAATVTEKTEAFKAQQQNYLHLKQQRDGIFEGQAAEEAERKLKTDASDAQEQLESLKTKQQQLILDLTKANVQHAELKGALTGLKADMETASGKLQNWMDGYNIKNHAALNIQELDELLALTHEWLDAERSAIQAIEEEVTKAGSVLAERRQLLQDHQQKGISVRPPDELHALKSITDTEAEFKKQKKGEISFRLQQDEMHRSRIGDLLQSITEQAAVTENWGRLNDIIGSADGKKFRQIAQEYTLDVLLGYANVHLKALTGRYRIERIPASLGLQVVDQDMGDEVRTVYSLSGGESFLVSLALALGLASLSSSRMKVESLFIDEGFGSLDPATLNIAMDALERLHNQGRKVGVISHVQEMTERIPVQIKVSKQQSGKSVVEVTGY
- a CDS encoding exonuclease SbcCD subunit D C-terminal domain-containing protein, whose translation is MKILHTADWHIGQLFHEYDRNAEHRQFLDWLVLTIQAEQIDVLLVSGDVFDISNPSAASVKLFYTFLNRAAGARQGLQIVITAGNHDSASRLEAPIPLLESSNIHIIGTIEKNGEGKINYEKLVIPLHDPSGNIKTWCLAIPFLRMGDYPVIPDCENPYAAGVAALYQEAFDYAEQKKQQGQTIIAMGHLHTHHAEVTDLDKTERLIMGGVECIPAAAFHPDIRYVALGHIHKAQRIGGKEHIRYSGSPLPMSFSELNYKHQVIVFELDQEISHLKSIEIPLFVPLQRISPAPLPLHEILALLEQLPSARDNPEVAPYLEVKVLVDGPEPALRHKIETALAGKHVKLTTIHQIYPASVKKVPELITQEQLNELQPSDIFEKAYQSRYNSSIPDGLMELFRQVTREISNNNAE